Proteins encoded by one window of Prosthecobacter vanneervenii:
- a CDS encoding sulfatase family protein, producing the protein MKHLLALSFLACLGASSAAEPPPNIILMMGDDHGWEETGYNGHPHVKTPVLDDMAATCFRFENFYAAHPSCSPTRASFMTGRHPNRMGTFNPGFSIRPEEITIAKILAKAGYQCGHFGKWHLGPVKAESPTSPGAMGFHEWVSHDNFFEINPSLSRNGGPPEVIQGESSAVVIDEAIKFIDRARKEKQPFFTVVWFGSPHEPYSGLSEDLALYDDLPAKYKDKKVRLTSNETGGPTTRPQGEVLRERYAEITAMDRAIGTLRKHLAANGLRENTLLFYCGDNGTSPDASLFLPHRGVKGQVYEGGVLVPGLIEWPARIPKPRSTKARATTSDLLPTLCALTGQPLPDRPLDGMDLLPVIDGKASERPKPLWFWQFDTSHLQKAEPYIAPALQEGTTPLAKKAGGKATRDFSNFRHPQITDADYLGPRAIIDGRFKLVVHELKKGGAVKQELFDLFTDPAEKTDLSGQQPDTVKKLQSGLRDWQTSVLHSLTGADYQK; encoded by the coding sequence ATGAAACACCTGCTCGCTCTCTCCTTTCTTGCCTGTCTTGGCGCTTCATCGGCGGCGGAGCCACCGCCCAACATCATCCTCATGATGGGGGACGACCATGGCTGGGAGGAGACCGGCTACAATGGCCATCCGCACGTGAAGACACCTGTGCTCGATGACATGGCCGCAACGTGTTTCCGCTTCGAGAATTTCTACGCCGCCCATCCGAGCTGCTCTCCCACACGCGCCAGTTTCATGACGGGCCGCCACCCAAACCGCATGGGCACCTTCAATCCCGGCTTCTCCATCCGTCCGGAGGAGATCACCATCGCAAAGATCCTTGCCAAAGCCGGCTACCAGTGCGGCCATTTCGGCAAGTGGCACCTCGGCCCGGTGAAAGCAGAGTCGCCGACGAGCCCGGGAGCGATGGGCTTTCACGAATGGGTGTCTCACGACAATTTCTTCGAGATCAACCCGTCCCTCTCACGCAATGGCGGCCCGCCGGAAGTCATCCAGGGAGAAAGCTCCGCCGTGGTGATCGATGAGGCGATCAAGTTCATTGATCGGGCCCGCAAAGAAAAACAGCCCTTCTTCACCGTCGTGTGGTTTGGCTCTCCGCATGAACCCTACAGCGGTCTGTCGGAGGATCTGGCCCTCTACGACGATCTGCCCGCCAAATACAAAGACAAGAAGGTCAGGCTCACCTCCAACGAAACCGGAGGCCCAACGACACGACCCCAAGGCGAGGTGCTGCGTGAACGCTATGCCGAGATCACCGCCATGGACCGCGCCATCGGCACGCTGAGAAAGCACCTCGCGGCAAACGGCCTGCGCGAAAACACGCTGCTCTTTTACTGCGGCGATAACGGCACTTCCCCCGATGCCTCGCTCTTCCTGCCGCATCGCGGCGTGAAAGGCCAGGTCTATGAAGGCGGCGTGCTCGTGCCGGGTCTCATTGAGTGGCCTGCCCGCATCCCCAAACCACGCAGCACCAAAGCCCGTGCCACTACTAGCGATCTCCTTCCCACGCTCTGCGCCCTCACCGGTCAGCCGCTGCCAGACAGGCCCCTTGATGGCATGGATCTCCTGCCGGTCATCGACGGGAAAGCGAGCGAACGCCCCAAGCCGCTGTGGTTCTGGCAGTTTGATACCTCCCACCTGCAAAAGGCAGAGCCCTACATCGCGCCTGCTTTGCAAGAAGGCACCACTCCACTGGCCAAAAAGGCCGGAGGCAAGGCCACGCGTGATTTCAGCAACTTCCGGCACCCGCAAATCACCGATGCCGATTACCTCGGCCCGCGCGCGATCATCGACGGCCGCTTCAAACTGGTGGTGCATGAGCTGAAAAAAGGCGGAGCCGTAAAACAGGAGCTGTTCGATCTCTTCACCGATCCTGCGGAAAAGACAGACCTCTCTGGCCAGCAGCCTGACACCGTCAAAAAGCTGCAATCTGGGCTGCGTGACTGGCAGACCTCCGTTCTGCACAGCCTTACGGGAGCAGATTATCAGAAATAG
- a CDS encoding PVC-type heme-binding CxxCH protein, producing MAINPLDAKNTDTGKPAPPEDPALAKYYMEEKTAPLPPVTSAVDTTLPLTLQKGDHVVFIGNTLFDRGAQFPHFEAMLLKGHADKQLVVRTLAWSADEVDLMPRPTNFGTLNQHLHAQKADVIFAAFGFNESFGGVEKLPDFKLRLTALVQELKTHAYNGKSAPRVVLVSPIANENVKGVPAADMNNARLAAYTKAMSEVAAAEKVGFANVFEPMLPAMKGLTFNGVHLEDAGYAVFGEALYRATFEVSAPETTPELRAAIADRNRQFFQRYRPLNGFYYTGDRNKDYGYLDFLPAMRSFDVMVTNRDQRIWAIAQGQSFAGKKVDDSNVPEMPATKESKGANEWMTPANELAAFKVDPRFEVNLFASEEQFPEIANPIQIRWDTRGRMWVSTSQAYPHLYPGQEPKDRLIILEDTDNDGRADKSTVWANNLHIPLAFEFGDGGVYVSDEPHLTFLKDTDGDGKADFSRQVFTGFGTEDSHHALHDFVWSPDGDLIIRDSIFLHSQIETAYGPVRLDNSGWFRLRTDTQKLSTFGSYPSTNPWGVTFDDWGHHMASHPIFASAFHATNPPYPEQHPGAGKMPAYSGTCGQEFVDFDFWPQELQGGFIKARYKPTNNIEMHQWIEMDDHYEEKKIGDLIFSTNLSFIPTDVKAGPRGDFYICDWYNPIKGHAQYSLRDPRRLRTSGRIWRIVPKGAKLAAPPTVAGAPIPALLDLLKSPHYRWRYQAKRELHERDAAEVKTALDTWIASLDPKDARLRHHQLEALWTGRTIGTENHALLKALLNCEEHHARASATTQLRYVDLPDRIEQLRSRANDANALVRMEAVIAASYIGTAEALNAVLPVLDKPMGEHLTYAVRTSLGSEALSRHWKAGDNPKITAFMNAFAASYKRSSFEKKKTVEETAFDKQPGVAKITINCVRERMLFDKTEFSVKAGQPVSLVFNNPDATAHNLAICKPGSVEEIGLAGNEMAKDPDGIKKDFIPPTDKILHHTKLLNPNAAETLRFTAPKEPGDYPYLCTFPGHWVIMRGVMHVK from the coding sequence ATGGCGATCAACCCGCTGGACGCCAAAAACACGGACACCGGCAAACCTGCGCCGCCAGAAGACCCGGCGCTGGCCAAATACTACATGGAGGAAAAGACCGCACCTCTGCCCCCGGTGACGTCGGCGGTGGACACGACGCTGCCTCTCACGCTGCAGAAAGGCGACCATGTGGTGTTCATCGGCAACACGCTGTTTGATCGCGGCGCTCAGTTCCCACATTTCGAGGCCATGCTCCTCAAGGGACATGCGGACAAGCAGCTCGTGGTGCGCACCCTGGCATGGTCCGCAGACGAGGTTGATCTCATGCCGCGCCCCACAAACTTTGGCACGCTCAACCAGCATCTGCATGCACAGAAGGCCGATGTGATCTTTGCCGCCTTTGGCTTCAATGAATCCTTCGGCGGCGTAGAAAAACTGCCAGACTTCAAACTGCGCCTCACCGCTCTCGTTCAGGAGCTCAAAACGCATGCCTACAATGGCAAGTCCGCGCCGCGTGTAGTTCTGGTGTCACCGATCGCGAATGAAAATGTCAAAGGCGTGCCAGCGGCAGACATGAACAACGCACGTCTCGCCGCCTACACCAAGGCGATGAGTGAAGTGGCAGCCGCAGAGAAAGTAGGATTCGCCAATGTGTTTGAGCCCATGCTACCCGCGATGAAGGGCCTGACCTTTAACGGGGTGCATCTCGAAGATGCAGGCTACGCCGTGTTTGGCGAGGCGTTGTATCGCGCCACCTTTGAAGTAAGCGCACCCGAGACAACTCCAGAGCTGCGCGCCGCCATCGCAGATCGCAACCGTCAGTTTTTTCAGCGTTACCGCCCATTAAACGGGTTCTACTACACTGGTGACCGCAACAAGGACTACGGCTATCTCGACTTCCTGCCCGCCATGCGCAGCTTTGATGTCATGGTGACCAATCGCGACCAGCGCATCTGGGCCATCGCACAGGGACAGAGCTTTGCCGGCAAAAAAGTGGATGACTCCAATGTGCCCGAAATGCCCGCCACCAAGGAGAGCAAGGGTGCCAACGAATGGATGACGCCGGCGAATGAACTCGCCGCCTTCAAGGTGGACCCGCGCTTTGAAGTAAACCTGTTCGCCAGCGAAGAGCAGTTCCCCGAAATCGCCAATCCTATTCAGATCCGCTGGGACACACGTGGACGCATGTGGGTCAGCACCTCTCAGGCATACCCGCATCTCTACCCCGGCCAGGAACCCAAGGACCGCCTCATCATTCTCGAAGACACGGACAACGATGGCCGAGCCGACAAATCCACCGTGTGGGCAAACAATCTCCACATCCCGCTGGCCTTCGAGTTTGGAGACGGCGGTGTGTATGTTTCCGACGAGCCACACCTCACTTTTCTCAAGGACACCGACGGCGATGGCAAAGCAGACTTCTCCCGCCAGGTATTCACCGGCTTCGGCACAGAAGACTCCCACCACGCGCTGCATGACTTTGTCTGGAGCCCCGATGGCGATCTCATCATCCGCGACTCCATCTTTCTTCATTCCCAAATAGAGACCGCCTACGGCCCCGTGCGCCTGGACAACTCCGGCTGGTTCCGCCTGCGCACCGATACTCAAAAGCTCAGCACCTTCGGCAGCTACCCCAGCACCAATCCCTGGGGTGTGACCTTCGACGACTGGGGCCACCACATGGCCAGCCATCCCATCTTCGCCAGCGCCTTCCACGCCACTAATCCGCCCTATCCCGAGCAGCATCCCGGCGCCGGCAAAATGCCCGCCTACTCCGGCACCTGCGGCCAGGAGTTTGTCGATTTCGATTTCTGGCCTCAAGAGCTTCAGGGCGGATTCATCAAGGCGCGCTACAAGCCCACCAACAACATCGAGATGCACCAGTGGATCGAGATGGACGACCACTACGAGGAAAAGAAAATCGGTGATCTCATCTTCTCCACCAACCTCAGCTTCATCCCCACGGACGTGAAAGCGGGCCCGCGTGGTGACTTCTACATCTGCGATTGGTACAACCCCATCAAAGGCCACGCCCAATACTCCCTCCGCGATCCGCGCCGCCTACGCACCAGCGGCCGCATCTGGCGCATCGTGCCAAAGGGGGCCAAGTTGGCCGCACCACCCACCGTTGCTGGCGCGCCCATTCCCGCCCTTCTCGATCTCCTCAAAAGCCCCCACTACCGCTGGCGCTATCAGGCTAAGCGCGAGCTGCACGAACGCGATGCCGCCGAAGTCAAAACCGCGCTCGACACATGGATCGCCAGCCTTGATCCCAAGGACGCCCGCCTCCGCCACCATCAACTTGAAGCCCTCTGGACCGGCCGCACCATCGGAACCGAAAATCACGCGTTGCTCAAAGCGCTGCTCAATTGCGAAGAGCACCACGCCCGTGCCTCTGCCACGACTCAATTGCGCTATGTCGATCTGCCTGATCGCATCGAACAGCTCCGCTCTCGCGCCAATGACGCCAATGCCCTCGTCCGCATGGAGGCCGTCATCGCCGCCAGCTACATCGGCACCGCCGAAGCCCTCAATGCCGTTCTGCCAGTGCTCGACAAACCCATGGGCGAGCACCTGACATACGCCGTCCGCACTTCTCTGGGGAGTGAAGCCCTCTCACGCCATTGGAAGGCCGGCGATAACCCCAAGATCACCGCCTTCATGAATGCCTTCGCTGCCAGCTACAAGCGGAGCTCTTTCGAAAAGAAAAAGACCGTCGAGGAAACCGCCTTCGACAAACAACCCGGCGTCGCCAAAATCACCATCAACTGCGTTCGCGAGCGCATGCTATTCGACAAAACCGAATTCAGCGTCAAAGCAGGCCAGCCTGTCAGCCTCGTCTTCAACAACCCCGACGCCACTGCGCACAACCTCGCCATCTGCAAACCTGGCAGCGTGGAGGAGATCGGCCTCGCCGGAAACGAGATGGCCAAAGACCCCGATGGCATCAAAAAGGACTTTATTCCCCCCACGGACAAGATCCTCCACCACACCAAGCTTCTCAATCCCAACGCAGCCGAAACACTCCGCTTCACCGCCCCCAAAGAGCCCGGAGACTATCCATACCTCTGCACCTTCCCCGGCCACTGGGTCATCATGCGCGGAGTCATGCACGTCAAGTAG
- a CDS encoding SWIM zinc finger family protein produces MWWSYQDVEEQKARLQREIEKRKKRGDKFQVLEAPAGQKKLCTTFWGQAWCRNLESYQVYESRLPRGRSYLRQGKVFNLEIEPGKLSAVVAGSELYDTSVSIQPLPKKQWKQIVESSAGQVGSMLDLLAGKLGDDLMKVLTDPVNGLFPKPKEIRFNCSCPDYADMCKHVSAVLYGVGVLLDTKPELLFTLRGVDQAELLSDASSAAITDLSADAGELAGADLSAIFGIDLATEIPIEEPALVEAKPAKKKAAKKAAKKKRK; encoded by the coding sequence ATGTGGTGGTCCTACCAAGATGTCGAAGAACAAAAGGCGCGGCTGCAGCGCGAGATCGAGAAGCGGAAGAAGCGCGGGGATAAGTTTCAAGTGCTGGAAGCTCCGGCTGGGCAGAAGAAACTGTGCACCACCTTCTGGGGACAGGCTTGGTGCCGGAACCTGGAGTCATATCAGGTCTATGAGTCGCGTCTGCCACGTGGGCGGAGCTATCTGAGGCAAGGGAAAGTGTTCAATCTCGAGATCGAACCAGGCAAACTTAGCGCAGTGGTGGCGGGATCAGAGCTGTATGACACGAGCGTCAGCATCCAGCCGTTGCCCAAGAAGCAGTGGAAGCAGATCGTGGAATCAAGCGCTGGGCAGGTGGGCTCCATGCTGGATCTGCTGGCGGGAAAGCTGGGCGACGACCTGATGAAGGTGTTGACCGATCCTGTGAATGGCCTGTTTCCGAAGCCGAAGGAGATTCGCTTCAACTGCTCCTGCCCTGATTATGCGGACATGTGCAAACATGTCTCCGCCGTGCTGTATGGCGTGGGCGTGTTGCTGGATACAAAGCCAGAGCTGCTTTTCACGCTGCGCGGTGTGGACCAGGCGGAGCTGCTGTCCGATGCCAGCAGTGCTGCGATTACCGATCTCTCGGCGGATGCCGGTGAACTCGCTGGAGCTGATTTGTCGGCAATCTTCGGCATTGACCTTGCGACAGAGATTCCCATCGAAGAACCAGCCCTCGTCGAAGCGAAGCCCGCCAAGAAAAAAGCCGCCAAAAAAGCAGCGAAGAAGAAAAGGAAGTAA
- a CDS encoding PVC-type heme-binding CxxCH protein, whose product MIRPTVLLLTLLSLVTFASAAPLVYEGTEGPGKGKHIVFLAGDHEYRSEESLPALARLLAKHQGFKCTVLFDINKDGEIVAGEVPNMPGMEALDTADLAVVFLRFQQFPAEQMKHFDAYLARGGPVVGLRTATHGFKTTKDDPYAKYSFDSKVPGYELGFGHQVLGQTWVGHYGTNHKQSTRIAIVPDKATHPILRGVTDIWVQAGGYVGKPTDGEILTMAQPLNGMTKDSPADTTKPPMPSEWTRTYKSSSGKTGRVFTTLYGTSEDITNEGYRRMVVNGIFWALRLEDSIKPDLDVSFVGPFEPNTFAGGGYARGVKPEMYAGYASVIPANHNTKGPAKKQEAKPAAAATTSTPAKVTTATGKPARYVRIEIPGDKRCLQIAEIEVLSAGKNVVKGGKASQSTTTNGGVPERAFDGNKSPDWGKGGQTHTKENQPNPWWEVDLGSSQVIDTINLWSRQGFSDRLGDFTLSLLDESRKPVFEIKNVAGPESMTIDVKGGGKLTYLTFDGKPGKPAVKSGGGGAPAVKEPELAEVPADYKDPSPFAFGKGEVVAILGNALPDRMQHDGWMETLLQSQLPDMQVRFRNMSTSGDRPNNYPRSSGATHMTDYLRHVKADVVFGFFGYNESYDNKPEEFQKQLVEFVKKTRGSKANGKTFPRIVLFSPIAHEDTHNVNVPDGKAHNAQLEAYTKATEAAAKEAGVAFVDLYHPSLELFKAAKEPLTINGVHLSIEGDRQLAEVIAKALLGKPVSASASMEPLREAVMDKDLHWYNRYHASDGNDVWGSRSTLSFVDGQNNAVVLQHELSMLDVMTANRDERVWARINGGDKKIDDSNVPKPVPVISNVGGGSKSSSAQKEGTLKYISGEEELKNIAIKKGFEIHLFAEESRFPQIANPVQMQFDTKGRLWVAAWPTYPKWEPLKEMNDALVILHDDNNDGSADRATEFARVQNPLGFEFWNGGVLVTRQSEILFLKDTDGDDKADVQTIMLMGLDSSDTHHGANNLIYGPDGGIYWQSGVFMQHNYEHPWGPSLNATASAMYRFDPRRFTIALHAMNSPNPHGTSFDYWGYQYATDGTGGRAYQVRPEGNGFKMYELLKKEVRPVTASEVVSSTHFPDEMQGDFLICNVISFLGVKHYHLERDAEKGTVWGEPAGDELTVKVTQADGSVTEEKSRGFLMSGDKNFRPSDAVFAPDGSLYLSDWHNVIIGHMQHNVRDPNRDHTHGRIYRITATGRPLQKIVPIDGQPIPALLENLKHPTDSIRHRTHIELSERDTKEVIAATQAWMKQFDPGKKEDAHHLLEALWIHQQHNVRNLELLGQLQKSPELHARNAANVVQHLWFNVEASMHGGVIAGEVEEKAKKSGILSDTPELTTIRIATVPERMMYDVKELTVKSGKKVKLTFANPDFMPHNILLVNPGKADEVATQAMALGAKGFETGFIPANTNILWHSKLLDNGKQQVIEFTAPAKPGDYPYICSFPGHYLIMRGVLHVK is encoded by the coding sequence ATGATACGTCCAACCGTCCTCCTCCTCACCCTGCTCTCGCTCGTGACCTTCGCGAGCGCCGCACCTCTCGTCTATGAAGGCACCGAAGGCCCCGGCAAAGGAAAGCACATCGTCTTCCTGGCAGGAGATCACGAATACCGCTCCGAGGAGTCTCTTCCCGCCCTCGCACGCCTGCTGGCAAAACATCAGGGCTTCAAATGCACGGTGCTCTTCGACATCAACAAAGACGGCGAGATCGTGGCTGGAGAGGTGCCGAACATGCCCGGCATGGAGGCGCTGGACACGGCCGATCTCGCGGTGGTCTTCCTGCGCTTTCAGCAGTTCCCCGCCGAGCAGATGAAGCACTTTGATGCCTATCTCGCGCGCGGCGGTCCGGTGGTCGGACTGCGCACGGCCACGCATGGCTTCAAAACAACGAAGGACGATCCCTACGCCAAGTATTCTTTCGACAGCAAAGTGCCGGGCTACGAGCTGGGCTTTGGCCATCAGGTGCTCGGCCAGACCTGGGTGGGCCACTACGGCACCAACCACAAGCAGAGCACTCGCATCGCCATCGTTCCTGACAAGGCCACCCATCCCATCCTGCGCGGTGTGACAGACATCTGGGTGCAGGCCGGCGGCTATGTGGGCAAGCCCACCGATGGCGAGATCCTGACCATGGCACAGCCGCTCAACGGCATGACGAAGGATTCACCTGCAGATACCACCAAGCCGCCGATGCCGAGCGAGTGGACCCGCACCTACAAGTCCTCCTCCGGCAAAACCGGCCGCGTCTTCACCACGCTCTACGGCACCTCGGAAGACATCACCAATGAAGGCTACCGCCGCATGGTGGTAAACGGCATCTTCTGGGCGCTCCGTCTTGAGGACTCCATCAAGCCTGACCTGGACGTTTCATTCGTCGGCCCCTTCGAGCCCAACACCTTCGCCGGAGGCGGCTACGCCCGTGGCGTGAAGCCTGAAATGTATGCAGGCTACGCCTCGGTCATCCCCGCAAACCACAATACCAAAGGCCCCGCAAAGAAGCAGGAAGCCAAGCCCGCCGCAGCAGCAACCACCAGCACGCCAGCCAAGGTGACCACTGCCACTGGCAAACCCGCACGATACGTGCGCATCGAAATTCCCGGCGACAAACGCTGCCTCCAAATCGCAGAGATCGAAGTGCTGAGCGCTGGCAAGAACGTGGTCAAGGGCGGCAAGGCCTCGCAATCCACCACGACCAACGGCGGCGTCCCAGAACGCGCCTTTGATGGCAACAAGAGCCCGGACTGGGGCAAAGGCGGCCAGACTCATACGAAAGAGAACCAGCCGAATCCTTGGTGGGAAGTGGATCTGGGCTCCAGCCAAGTCATCGACACGATCAACCTTTGGAGCCGCCAGGGCTTTTCAGACCGCCTTGGTGACTTCACGCTCTCGCTGCTCGATGAATCTCGCAAACCGGTGTTTGAGATCAAAAACGTCGCCGGACCAGAATCGATGACCATCGATGTGAAAGGCGGCGGCAAGCTGACCTACCTGACCTTTGACGGCAAGCCCGGCAAACCTGCGGTGAAGTCCGGCGGCGGCGGAGCTCCGGCTGTCAAAGAACCCGAACTGGCCGAAGTGCCTGCAGACTACAAAGACCCGTCTCCCTTCGCCTTTGGCAAAGGAGAGGTCGTGGCCATCCTCGGCAACGCCCTGCCGGACCGCATGCAGCATGACGGCTGGATGGAGACGCTGCTGCAAAGCCAGCTCCCGGACATGCAGGTGCGCTTCCGCAACATGAGCACCAGCGGCGACCGCCCCAACAACTACCCGCGCAGCAGCGGTGCCACACACATGACCGACTACCTTCGCCATGTGAAGGCAGACGTCGTCTTCGGCTTCTTTGGCTACAACGAATCCTATGACAACAAGCCCGAGGAGTTTCAGAAGCAGCTCGTCGAGTTCGTGAAAAAGACTCGTGGCAGCAAAGCCAACGGCAAAACCTTCCCGCGCATTGTGCTCTTCAGCCCCATCGCCCATGAAGACACACACAATGTGAACGTGCCAGACGGCAAAGCGCACAATGCCCAGCTGGAAGCCTACACCAAGGCCACCGAGGCTGCGGCCAAAGAGGCCGGTGTGGCATTTGTGGACCTGTATCATCCTTCCCTGGAGCTGTTCAAGGCCGCGAAGGAACCGCTCACCATCAACGGCGTGCATCTTTCCATCGAAGGAGATCGCCAGCTGGCGGAGGTGATCGCCAAGGCCCTGCTGGGCAAACCGGTAAGCGCCTCCGCCTCCATGGAACCGCTGCGCGAAGCCGTGATGGACAAGGACCTGCACTGGTACAACCGCTACCACGCCTCTGACGGCAATGACGTCTGGGGCAGCCGCTCCACCCTCAGCTTTGTTGATGGCCAAAACAATGCCGTAGTGCTACAGCACGAGCTTTCCATGCTGGACGTGATGACCGCCAACCGCGACGAACGCGTGTGGGCTCGCATCAATGGCGGCGACAAGAAGATCGACGACAGCAATGTGCCGAAGCCCGTTCCCGTGATCTCCAACGTGGGCGGCGGCAGCAAGAGCAGCAGCGCGCAGAAGGAAGGCACACTGAAATACATCAGCGGCGAAGAGGAGCTCAAGAATATCGCCATCAAGAAGGGCTTCGAGATTCACCTCTTCGCAGAGGAGTCACGCTTCCCTCAGATCGCCAATCCGGTGCAGATGCAGTTCGACACCAAAGGCCGTCTCTGGGTCGCCGCCTGGCCCACCTATCCAAAATGGGAGCCGCTCAAGGAGATGAACGACGCTCTGGTCATCCTGCACGATGACAACAACGACGGCAGCGCCGACCGCGCCACGGAGTTTGCCCGCGTGCAGAACCCTCTGGGTTTTGAGTTCTGGAACGGTGGTGTGCTCGTCACGCGCCAGTCGGAGATCCTTTTCCTGAAGGACACCGACGGCGACGACAAGGCGGACGTGCAGACCATCATGCTCATGGGGCTCGACAGCTCCGACACCCACCACGGCGCCAACAATCTCATCTACGGCCCTGACGGCGGCATCTACTGGCAGAGCGGCGTCTTCATGCAGCACAATTACGAGCACCCCTGGGGCCCGTCGCTGAACGCCACCGCTTCGGCCATGTATCGCTTCGATCCGCGCCGCTTCACCATCGCCCTGCATGCGATGAATTCGCCGAATCCGCATGGCACCTCCTTTGACTACTGGGGCTACCAGTACGCCACGGACGGCACCGGTGGTCGTGCCTACCAGGTGCGCCCTGAAGGCAACGGATTCAAAATGTATGAGCTGCTCAAAAAGGAAGTGCGTCCCGTGACCGCCAGCGAGGTCGTCAGCAGCACGCACTTCCCGGACGAAATGCAGGGAGACTTCCTCATCTGCAACGTCATCAGCTTCCTCGGGGTGAAGCATTACCACCTCGAGCGCGACGCCGAGAAAGGCACGGTCTGGGGCGAGCCTGCAGGCGATGAGCTGACCGTGAAAGTCACCCAGGCCGACGGCAGCGTCACCGAGGAGAAATCACGCGGCTTCCTCATGAGCGGCGACAAAAACTTCCGCCCTAGCGATGCGGTGTTCGCACCAGACGGCTCGCTCTATCTGAGCGACTGGCACAACGTCATCATCGGCCACATGCAGCACAATGTGCGCGACCCGAACCGCGATCACACTCATGGCCGCATCTACCGCATCACAGCCACCGGTCGCCCATTGCAGAAAATTGTGCCTATCGACGGCCAGCCGATCCCCGCGCTGCTGGAAAACCTCAAGCATCCCACGGACAGCATCCGCCATCGCACCCACATCGAGCTGAGCGAGCGTGACACCAAAGAGGTCATCGCTGCCACGCAGGCCTGGATGAAGCAGTTTGACCCAGGTAAAAAAGAAGACGCGCATCACCTGCTCGAAGCGCTGTGGATTCATCAGCAGCACAACGTGCGAAATTTGGAGCTGCTGGGCCAGCTTCAGAAGTCTCCTGAACTGCATGCCCGCAATGCGGCCAACGTGGTGCAGCACCTGTGGTTCAACGTGGAGGCCTCCATGCACGGCGGTGTCATCGCCGGCGAGGTCGAGGAGAAAGCCAAGAAGTCAGGCATCCTCAGCGATACCCCCGAACTCACCACCATCCGCATCGCCACCGTTCCCGAGCGCATGATGTATGATGTTAAAGAGCTCACGGTGAAGTCCGGCAAGAAGGTGAAACTCACCTTTGCCAACCCCGACTTCATGCCTCACAACATCCTCCTGGTGAATCCCGGCAAAGCCGATGAAGTCGCCACACAGGCCATGGCTCTCGGAGCCAAAGGCTTCGAGACCGGATTCATCCCCGCCAACACCAACATCCTCTGGCACAGCAAGCTGCTGGACAACGGCAAGCAGCAGGTGATCGAGTTCACCGCCCCCGCCAAGCCCGGCGACTATCCCTACATCTGTTCCTTCCCCGGCCACTACCTTATCATGCGCGGTGTACTGCATGTGAAGTAA